One Methanocaldococcus villosus KIN24-T80 genomic window carries:
- the rpmC gene encoding 50S ribosomal protein L29 encodes MAILRASELREMSIDDLKKKLIELKKELLKERAHKAAAGAPSNPGRMREIRRTIARILTIMNEKKNK; translated from the coding sequence ATGGCTATTTTAAGAGCTAGTGAATTAAGAGAGATGTCTATAGATGATCTTAAAAAGAAATTAATAGAATTAAAAAAAGAACTATTAAAAGAAAGGGCTCATAAAGCTGCAGCCGGGGCTCCTTCAAATCCTGGAAGAATGAGAGAGATAAGAAGAACAATAGCAAGAATATTGACAATAATGAATGAGAAGAAAAATAAATAA
- a CDS encoding zinc finger domain-containing protein — translation MGKYICISCNAEIAPREKATRFLCPNCGEVEIVRCERCRKLNNPYKCPKCGFEGP, via the coding sequence ATGGGAAAATACATCTGTATAAGTTGCAATGCTGAAATAGCTCCAAGAGAAAAAGCAACAAGATTTTTATGTCCTAACTGTGGGGAAGTAGAGATAGTTAGATGTGAAAGATGTAGAAAACTAAACAATCCTTACAAATGCCCAAAATGTGGATTTGAAGGACCATAG
- the dapA gene encoding 4-hydroxy-tetrahydrodipicolinate synthase codes for MYGVFPAIITPFKNGNIDYESLERHINFLIDNGVDGIVVAGTTGESATLSHDEHKELIERSVEIVNGRVKLVAGAGSNSTKEAVELSTFAEDVGADAVLSITPYYNKPTQQGLIKHFSEIAKAINLPIILYNVPSRTGINLEPETAKYLFDEFSNIVAIKEANPNLSQVSELVRYGITVLSGNDELTLPILALGGKGVISVVANITPKEMVELVHSALKGDFDKAKEIHYKLYPLMKALFIETNPIPVKTALSMLGRCSSELRSPLCEMSEKNKKILEKVLRDLGLL; via the coding sequence ATGTATGGGGTTTTCCCAGCAATAATAACTCCATTTAAAAATGGAAATATTGATTATGAAAGCTTAGAAAGACATATAAATTTTTTAATTGATAATGGAGTTGATGGTATAGTTGTTGCTGGTACTACAGGTGAGAGTGCTACACTATCTCATGATGAGCATAAAGAGTTAATAGAAAGGAGTGTTGAGATAGTTAATGGTAGAGTTAAATTAGTTGCTGGAGCAGGTTCAAATTCTACAAAAGAAGCTGTTGAACTATCCACATTTGCTGAAGATGTTGGAGCTGATGCAGTTCTTTCTATTACTCCCTACTATAATAAACCCACACAGCAAGGTTTGATTAAACATTTCTCTGAGATAGCAAAAGCTATAAATCTACCAATAATATTATATAATGTTCCTTCAAGAACAGGGATTAACTTAGAGCCTGAGACAGCAAAATATTTATTTGATGAATTCAGTAATATTGTAGCCATCAAAGAGGCTAATCCTAATCTCTCCCAAGTTTCTGAATTAGTAAGATATGGTATTACTGTTTTATCCGGTAATGATGAACTCACATTACCAATATTAGCATTAGGAGGTAAAGGGGTTATAAGTGTTGTAGCCAATATAACCCCAAAAGAGATGGTAGAACTTGTTCATTCAGCTTTAAAAGGAGATTTTGATAAAGCAAAGGAAATTCATTACAAGCTTTACCCATTAATGAAGGCTTTATTCATTGAAACCAACCCAATACCTGTTAAAACTGCTCTTAGCATGTTAGGCAGATGTTCCTCAGAACTAAGATCTCCACTGTGTGAAATGAGTGAGAAAAATAAAAAGATATTGGAAAAAGTTTTAAGAGATCTTGGGTTATTATAG
- a CDS encoding 4-phosphopantoate--beta-alanine ligase, which translates to MIPKSHPRYESLMKREKLVDALNRGILAKAGLIAHGRGETFDYLIGEKTTETALNAIKAAAALLVLAENPIISVNGNTVALAIDEIVELAKELNGKIEINLFYRTREREIAIKNEFYRKYKDDVESGKIKILGLNAKKQIPNLDSLRGKVSEDFYNADVVLVPLEDGDRTEALVKMGKKVIAIDLNPLSRTAKAATITIVDELTRCLPLLIKYVREYKKVNRDELRKIVENFDNKKNLKETLNYIIERLKNIEF; encoded by the coding sequence ATGATTCCAAAATCTCATCCAAGATATGAGTCTTTAATGAAGAGGGAAAAATTAGTTGATGCTTTAAATAGAGGGATTTTAGCTAAAGCAGGATTAATAGCACATGGTAGAGGAGAGACTTTTGATTATTTAATAGGAGAAAAAACAACAGAAACAGCTTTAAATGCTATAAAAGCTGCTGCAGCATTGTTAGTTTTAGCAGAAAATCCTATAATAAGTGTTAATGGAAATACTGTAGCTTTAGCTATAGATGAGATAGTTGAATTGGCTAAGGAACTAAATGGAAAAATAGAGATTAATCTATTTTATAGAACAAGAGAAAGAGAGATTGCTATAAAAAATGAATTTTATAGAAAATATAAAGATGATGTTGAGAGTGGAAAAATAAAAATCCTTGGCTTGAATGCAAAAAAGCAAATACCAAATTTAGATAGTTTGAGGGGTAAAGTTTCAGAAGATTTTTACAATGCTGATGTAGTTCTAGTACCTTTGGAGGATGGGGATAGAACAGAGGCTTTAGTAAAAATGGGTAAAAAGGTTATAGCTATAGATTTAAACCCTCTTTCAAGAACAGCAAAGGCTGCTACTATAACTATAGTTGATGAATTAACAAGATGTTTGCCATTATTGATAAAATATGTTAGAGAGTACAAAAAAGTTAATAGAGATGAGTTAAGAAAGATAGTTGAAAATTTTGATAATAAAAAGAATCTAAAAGAGACTTTAAATTATATAATTGAAAGGTTAAAAAATATTGAATTTTAA
- a CDS encoding chorismate mutase produces MKDLKKLREKIDEIDENILKLIAERNRLAKDIAEAKKALGLEIDDPKREKHIYEKIKRLCNCYNIDEDMAIKIFKILIEHNKKLQKKHLKGENYG; encoded by the coding sequence ATGAAAGACCTTAAAAAATTAAGGGAGAAAATAGATGAAATTGATGAAAATATATTGAAACTTATAGCTGAAAGAAACAGGCTTGCTAAAGATATAGCTGAAGCTAAAAAAGCTCTTGGTTTAGAAATAGATGATCCTAAAAGGGAAAAACATATATATGAAAAAATAAAAAGGTTATGCAATTGTTATAACATAGATGAAGATATGGCTATAAAAATCTTCAAAATACTGATTGAACATAATAAAAAATTACAAAAAAAACACCTAAAAGGTGAAAATTATGGGTAG
- a CDS encoding 50S ribosomal protein L39e yields the protein MGSNKPLGKKLRLAKALKQNRRVPIFVILKTKGRVRFHPKLRHWRRKKLKA from the coding sequence ATGGGGAGCAATAAACCATTAGGAAAAAAATTAAGATTAGCAAAAGCTTTGAAGCAAAATAGAAGAGTTCCAATATTTGTTATATTAAAAACTAAGGGAAGAGTTAGATTTCATCCAAAGTTAAGACATTGGAGAAGGAAAAAATTAAAAGCTTAA
- the gatC gene encoding Asp-tRNA(Asn) amidotransferase subunit GatC, with translation MREEAEKIIKMFSEILEKYDLEIEESYYIIDEKNVLRDDKAEPSNMREKILNIAPKVKDGYIVVEKGSWVK, from the coding sequence TTGAGGGAAGAGGCTGAAAAAATTATAAAAATGTTTAGTGAGATTTTAGAAAAATATGATTTAGAAATTGAGGAAAGCTATTATATAATAGATGAAAAAAATGTCTTAAGAGATGATAAAGCTGAACCTTCAAATATGAGGGAAAAAATATTAAACATAGCTCCTAAAGTTAAAGATGGTTATATTGTTGTTGAAAAAGGTAGTTGGGTTAAATAA
- the bioA gene encoding adenosylmethionine--8-amino-7-oxononanoate transaminase, whose protein sequence is MDKKLLEKWDLEYVWHPYTQMKEYKPFIIERGEGNYLIDINGNKYLDAVSSIWCNTFGHSRREIIEAIKKQAEKICHSTLLGASNIPSILLAKKLVEITPKHLTKVFYSEDGAEAVEIAIKIAYQYYYLRGEDRKKFISVKEGYHGDTFGAMSVGGCELFHGIFKPLLFKGYHAYAPYCYRCKYYNWKDTDERNEKGCDMKCLDEMLNLIEEKKDEVFCVILEAGIRGSAGMIPFPDGYIEEVAKACKDNDIILILDEVATGFGRTGKMFFSDNDKLKKLKKPDIICLGKAITGGYLPLAATMTTDKIYKEFLDEYGKAKHFYHGHTYTGNQLLCSAALANIEIFEKERVIEKIQPKIKLFHELLRELKDLEHVGDVRGRGFMVGIELVKDKETKEPYPYGYKAGFRVAEALLKRNIYMRPIGNVIILVPPLSITEEEIEYLCSSLYDAIKEAL, encoded by the coding sequence ATGGACAAAAAATTATTAGAAAAGTGGGATTTGGAGTATGTTTGGCATCCATATACACAGATGAAAGAATATAAGCCATTTATTATAGAAAGAGGGGAAGGAAATTATTTAATAGATATCAATGGAAATAAATATTTAGATGCTGTATCATCTATTTGGTGTAATACCTTTGGGCATAGTAGAAGAGAAATTATAGAAGCCATAAAAAAACAAGCTGAAAAAATCTGTCATTCTACACTTTTAGGAGCTTCAAATATTCCTTCAATACTTTTAGCTAAAAAATTGGTTGAGATTACACCAAAACACTTAACAAAAGTATTCTATTCTGAAGATGGGGCTGAAGCTGTAGAAATTGCTATTAAAATAGCTTATCAATATTATTATTTGAGAGGAGAGGATAGAAAGAAGTTTATTTCTGTTAAAGAAGGATATCATGGTGATACATTTGGAGCCATGAGTGTAGGGGGTTGTGAGCTTTTCCATGGAATATTTAAACCTCTCCTATTTAAAGGGTATCATGCATATGCTCCTTATTGTTATAGATGCAAATATTACAATTGGAAGGATACTGATGAAAGGAATGAGAAAGGCTGTGACATGAAATGTTTAGATGAAATGTTAAATTTAATAGAAGAGAAAAAAGATGAAGTTTTCTGTGTAATTTTAGAGGCAGGAATAAGAGGTTCTGCAGGGATGATACCATTTCCTGATGGATATATTGAGGAAGTAGCTAAAGCTTGTAAAGATAATGATATAATATTAATACTTGATGAAGTAGCTACAGGATTTGGAAGAACAGGAAAAATGTTTTTTTCTGATAATGATAAGTTAAAAAAACTGAAAAAACCTGATATTATTTGTCTTGGTAAAGCTATAACTGGGGGGTATTTACCATTAGCAGCAACAATGACAACAGATAAGATTTATAAGGAATTTTTAGATGAATATGGAAAAGCTAAACACTTTTATCATGGACATACATACACAGGAAACCAACTACTCTGTTCAGCTGCATTAGCAAATATAGAAATATTTGAAAAAGAGAGAGTGATAGAGAAGATTCAACCTAAGATAAAGCTTTTCCATGAGTTATTAAGAGAATTAAAAGATCTTGAGCATGTTGGGGATGTTAGAGGTAGAGGATTTATGGTAGGGATTGAATTGGTTAAAGATAAAGAAACAAAAGAACCATATCCATATGGATACAAGGCAGGTTTTAGAGTAGCTGAGGCACTTCTAAAGAGAAATATTTATATGAGACCTATAGGGAATGTAATTATCTTAGTTCCACCACTATCAATTACCGAAGAAGAAATTGAGTATTTATGTTCATCTTTATATGATGCAATAAAAGAGGCTTTGTAA
- a CDS encoding RNA-binding domain-containing protein translates to MKVIIKSKVKPTEDKYKVKKAILNIFPKANLRYSEKDFYGKWEGETKDVERFKELIRSQAILDTARMILEEKMDENSTRFYLNKQAAFVKAVNFDIDVHGGIYVKIIAEKGEDILKIIKDIAPRTKGGVIIEEEEEEIIEEKG, encoded by the coding sequence ATTAAGGTAATAATAAAATCAAAAGTTAAACCTACAGAAGATAAGTATAAGGTTAAGAAAGCTATATTAAATATTTTTCCAAAAGCTAACTTAAGATACTCTGAAAAAGACTTTTATGGAAAGTGGGAAGGAGAAACAAAAGATGTTGAAAGATTTAAAGAACTAATTAGAAGTCAGGCAATATTAGATACTGCAAGAATGATATTAGAAGAAAAGATGGATGAAAATTCAACAAGATTTTATTTAAATAAGCAAGCTGCTTTTGTTAAAGCTGTGAATTTTGATATAGATGTTCATGGAGGAATTTATGTTAAGATAATAGCTGAAAAAGGTGAAGATATATTAAAGATAATTAAAGACATTGCTCCAAGAACAAAAGGAGGTGTTATAATTGAAGAAGAGGAAGAAGAAATAATAGAAGAAAAAGGTTAA
- the mfnE gene encoding [5-(aminomethyl)furan-3-yl]methyl phosphate kinase: protein MNIIKIGGSLTYYIKPLLESLKSYKREEIIIIPGGGKFADTLREIDKNLSLSPSISHKLAIKCMDILGEVFSDIGGIKAYDNLFDLKREIKKERIAILLPSKLLLSTDISEHSWNVTSDSLTLYISKFLNVKNIIIATDVDGIYDKYPEGKLLNIIKADMIKGLTAVDEYFPTLLKSLNKIAYVVNGKYPERIIDILEGRNTICTKIIP, encoded by the coding sequence ATGAATATTATAAAGATAGGTGGTTCTCTTACATATTATATAAAACCTTTATTAGAATCATTGAAATCCTATAAAAGAGAGGAGATTATAATTATTCCTGGTGGGGGAAAGTTTGCCGATACATTAAGGGAAATAGATAAAAATCTCTCATTATCTCCTTCAATATCTCACAAATTAGCTATAAAGTGCATGGATATATTAGGAGAAGTGTTCTCTGATATTGGAGGGATAAAGGCTTATGATAATCTATTTGATTTAAAAAGAGAAATTAAAAAGGAGAGAATAGCTATATTACTTCCATCAAAATTGTTATTATCTACAGATATCTCTGAACACTCTTGGAATGTAACTTCAGATTCATTAACTTTATATATTAGTAAATTTTTAAATGTTAAGAATATCATTATAGCCACTGATGTTGATGGAATATATGATAAGTATCCTGAAGGGAAATTGTTAAATATTATAAAAGCTGATATGATTAAAGGCTTAACAGCTGTTGATGAATACTTTCCAACTCTTTTAAAGTCTCTAAATAAGATTGCTTATGTTGTTAATGGAAAATATCCAGAAAGAATAATTGATATATTAGAAGGAAGAAACACAATATGCACAAAGATAATTCCATAA
- a CDS encoding DNA-binding protein — translation MDIEEIRRKKMLELQKKLAEEEEKQKALLEAELQKRALIKRILTAEARERLERIRMARPEFAEAIELQLIQLAQLGRLPIPLTDEQFKALLEKIAAAKKKKSEIKIIRK, via the coding sequence ATGGATATTGAAGAAATAAGAAGAAAAAAAATGTTAGAGCTTCAAAAAAAGTTAGCTGAGGAAGAAGAAAAACAAAAAGCCCTGTTAGAAGCAGAACTACAAAAAAGAGCTCTAATAAAAAGAATTTTAACAGCTGAAGCTAGAGAAAGGTTAGAAAGAATAAGAATGGCTAGACCAGAATTTGCTGAAGCTATTGAGTTACAGCTAATACAATTAGCACAACTTGGGAGACTACCAATTCCACTAACAGATGAGCAATTTAAAGCATTATTAGAGAAGATAGCAGCAGCTAAAAAGAAAAAAAGTGAAATCAAGATAATCAGAAAGTGA
- a CDS encoding DUF7411 family protein: MEAYLLYSGGKDSSLAALLLKKLNYDLTLITINFGVIDSYKLAQETAKALGFRHKVIKLNREIVEKAADMVISDGYPANAINYIHKTVLETLADKYKVLADGIRRDDRVPKLSYSEIQSLEMRKGIQYISPLMGFGHKTIKELINKFFIIEEIKSGTKLTSDYEVEIREILKEKGYNPKDYFPEHKQTRVLGWKNGEQ; encoded by the coding sequence ATGGAGGCATATCTCCTTTACAGTGGGGGTAAGGATAGTTCTTTGGCTGCATTACTATTGAAGAAACTAAATTATGATTTAACACTAATAACTATTAATTTTGGTGTAATAGATAGTTATAAACTAGCACAAGAAACTGCTAAGGCATTAGGTTTTAGACATAAGGTTATTAAGCTAAATAGAGAGATAGTTGAAAAAGCTGCAGATATGGTTATAAGTGATGGCTACCCCGCTAATGCTATAAACTATATCCATAAAACAGTCTTAGAAACATTAGCTGATAAATATAAGGTTTTAGCTGATGGGATTAGAAGAGATGATAGAGTCCCAAAGCTTAGTTATTCAGAAATTCAGAGTTTAGAAATGAGAAAAGGAATCCAATATATATCTCCATTGATGGGATTTGGACATAAAACCATAAAAGAGTTAATAAATAAATTCTTTATAATAGAAGAGATAAAAAGTGGGACAAAATTAACATCTGATTATGAAGTGGAAATCAGAGAAATATTAAAGGAGAAGGGTTACAACCCAAAAGATTATTTTCCAGAACACAAACAGACAAGAGTGTTAGGGTGGAAAAATGGGGAGCAATAA
- a CDS encoding pyridoxal phosphate-dependent aminotransferase has protein sequence MRSKIVDIGAEELSYEIREIVDVAKKIERDFNIEITWENIGDPVAKGEKIPDWIKEIIIEAIKDDRSFAYCPTRGLLETREFLADYINKRANVNITAEDIIFFNGLGDAISKIYSLLKREVRVINPSPSYSTHSSAEASHAGAPPLTYCLDPNNNWYPDTDDLYKRIKYNPSIAGILIINPDNPTGAVYSKKILDEIVDIANEFDLFIICDEIYCNLVYNGKKPTLLAEIIDDVCGISLKGISKEIPWPGARCGWVEIYNKEKDEEFKRYAESLYRSKLIEVCSTTLPQMVIPKILGDRRYKSYLKERNKFYEKRSNRAYDILKNVEGIIANKAYGAFYMAVVFKDEYLKNNMIEIKNERLKNYIDKLVKNNPIDKKFVYYLLASTGICVVPLTSFCTNLNGFRITLLEKDDNKFDWIFNTVAEKLEEFLSTCDKNERP, from the coding sequence ATGAGGAGTAAAATAGTTGATATAGGAGCTGAAGAGTTAAGTTATGAGATTAGGGAGATTGTTGATGTAGCTAAGAAGATAGAGAGAGATTTTAATATAGAAATTACTTGGGAAAATATTGGAGATCCTGTAGCTAAAGGAGAAAAAATACCTGATTGGATAAAAGAGATAATTATAGAAGCTATTAAAGATGATAGGTCATTTGCATACTGCCCTACAAGGGGATTGTTAGAAACAAGAGAGTTTTTAGCTGATTATATTAATAAAAGAGCTAATGTTAATATAACAGCTGAAGACATTATTTTTTTTAATGGGTTAGGAGATGCTATCTCCAAAATATATAGCCTATTAAAAAGAGAAGTTAGGGTTATTAATCCTTCTCCATCTTATTCAACACACTCATCAGCTGAAGCTTCACATGCAGGAGCTCCGCCATTGACATACTGTTTAGATCCAAATAATAATTGGTATCCTGATACAGATGATCTTTATAAAAGAATAAAATACAACCCTTCAATTGCAGGAATATTAATAATCAACCCTGATAATCCAACTGGAGCAGTTTATAGTAAGAAGATATTAGATGAGATTGTTGATATTGCTAATGAGTTTGACTTGTTTATAATATGTGATGAAATCTACTGTAACCTTGTTTATAATGGTAAAAAGCCTACTCTTTTAGCTGAAATTATTGATGATGTTTGTGGAATATCTTTAAAAGGGATATCAAAAGAGATTCCATGGCCTGGGGCAAGATGTGGATGGGTAGAGATATATAATAAGGAAAAGGATGAAGAGTTTAAGAGGTATGCTGAGAGTTTATATAGATCTAAGTTAATAGAAGTGTGTTCTACAACACTACCACAAATGGTAATTCCAAAAATTTTAGGGGATAGAAGATATAAGAGTTATTTAAAAGAAAGAAACAAATTTTATGAGAAGAGAAGTAATAGAGCATATGATATTTTAAAGAATGTAGAAGGTATTATAGCAAATAAAGCTTATGGAGCTTTCTATATGGCTGTTGTTTTTAAAGATGAATACTTAAAAAATAATATGATAGAAATAAAAAACGAAAGATTAAAAAATTATATTGATAAATTAGTAAAAAATAACCCTATAGACAAAAAATTTGTTTATTATTTATTAGCTTCAACAGGTATATGTGTTGTTCCATTAACATCTTTTTGTACTAATTTAAATGGATTTAGAATAACTTTATTAGAGAAAGATGATAATAAATTTGACTGGATATTCAACACAGTAGCTGAGAAATTAGAAGAGTTTTTATCAACTTGTGATAAAAATGAAAGACCTTAA
- a CDS encoding 30S ribosomal protein S3 — protein sequence MIERVFVDENKKKVLIDEYFKKELIRAGYSHCEIRKTPIGTKITIYAEKPGLVIGRRGAKIRELTDTLAKEFNVEKPQIDVKPIENPDLDAQVVAEKIARALERGLHFRRVGHTAVRRVMNAGAKGVLVVISGKLTGERARTEKFMAGYMKHCGEPAAELVDEGRAIAMTKPGVIGVTVKIMRPDVLLPDEIIIKEDAEKEKQ from the coding sequence ATGATAGAGAGAGTGTTTGTAGATGAAAATAAAAAGAAGGTTTTAATAGATGAATATTTTAAAAAAGAATTAATTAGAGCTGGATATAGCCACTGTGAGATTAGAAAAACCCCAATAGGGACAAAAATTACTATTTATGCAGAGAAACCTGGTTTGGTTATAGGGAGGAGAGGAGCTAAGATAAGAGAGCTAACTGACACACTTGCAAAAGAATTCAATGTTGAAAAACCACAAATAGATGTTAAACCTATTGAAAATCCAGATTTAGATGCTCAAGTTGTAGCAGAGAAAATAGCAAGGGCTTTAGAGAGAGGACTACACTTTAGAAGAGTAGGACATACTGCTGTTAGAAGAGTTATGAATGCTGGGGCTAAAGGAGTTTTAGTAGTTATATCTGGAAAACTTACAGGGGAAAGAGCAAGAACTGAAAAGTTTATGGCAGGATACATGAAACACTGTGGAGAACCTGCAGCTGAGTTAGTGGATGAAGGTAGAGCTATTGCAATGACAAAACCTGGAGTTATAGGAGTTACTGTAAAAATTATGAGACCAGACGTCCTCTTACCAGATGAGATAATAATAAAGGAAGATGCTGAAAAAGAAAAACAGTAG
- a CDS encoding UPF0146 family protein, translating into MKNEVVAEFIRNIAKEYKFKNIVEVGVGYNYSVALSLREFNIFVVDINENAIKKARMMGLKGYVDDVFNPNIYIYKNVDLIYSIRPPIELQLAILELAKIVNCKVIIRPMYNEPPLELKLKNYKGEIFYLSF; encoded by the coding sequence ATGAAAAATGAAGTAGTGGCTGAATTTATTAGAAATATAGCAAAAGAGTATAAATTTAAAAATATAGTTGAAGTGGGTGTAGGGTATAATTATAGTGTAGCTTTAAGTTTAAGAGAGTTTAATATTTTTGTTGTTGATATTAATGAAAATGCCATAAAAAAAGCTAGAATGATGGGGTTAAAGGGTTATGTGGATGATGTATTTAACCCAAATATTTACATATATAAAAATGTAGATTTAATTTATAGTATAAGACCTCCTATAGAGCTTCAATTAGCTATCTTAGAGTTAGCAAAAATAGTAAATTGTAAAGTTATAATTAGACCTATGTATAATGAGCCACCATTAGAATTAAAACTAAAAAACTATAAAGGAGAGATTTTTTATTTAAGCTTTTAA
- a CDS encoding transcription factor S has protein sequence MVKFCPKCNNIMLPKNGMLVCAVCGYVEEASEDSKKEYEYKEQLDKKKEITIIEGKEMETLPTTRAECPKCGHKEAYWWMQQTRCADEPETRFYKCKKCGHTWREYD, from the coding sequence ATGGTAAAGTTCTGTCCAAAATGTAATAATATAATGCTACCTAAAAATGGCATGCTTGTTTGTGCAGTTTGTGGTTATGTAGAGGAAGCTTCTGAAGATAGTAAGAAAGAGTATGAGTATAAGGAACAATTAGATAAAAAGAAAGAAATAACTATTATAGAAGGAAAAGAGATGGAAACTCTTCCAACAACAAGAGCAGAATGTCCAAAATGTGGGCATAAAGAAGCTTACTGGTGGATGCAACAGACAAGATGTGCTGATGAACCTGAAACAAGATTCTATAAATGTAAAAAATGTGGACATACATGGAGAGAGTATGATTAA
- a CDS encoding 30S ribosomal protein S19e: MVTVYDVPADKLIQKTAEKLKEIGLKEPEWAKFVKTGVSRERRPQQDDWWYIRCASILRKVYINGPVGVSRLRTAYGGRKNRGHAPEHFYKGSGSIVRKALQELERLGLVEKRPEGRVISPKGRSFLDNLAKEVFDEVVKEKPELAKYGPGY; the protein is encoded by the coding sequence ATGGTTACTGTATATGATGTTCCTGCAGATAAACTAATACAAAAAACTGCTGAAAAATTAAAAGAAATTGGTTTAAAAGAACCAGAATGGGCTAAGTTTGTAAAAACAGGAGTTAGTAGAGAGAGAAGGCCTCAACAGGATGATTGGTGGTATATAAGGTGTGCATCTATATTAAGAAAAGTATATATAAATGGTCCTGTAGGGGTCTCAAGATTAAGAACTGCTTATGGGGGAAGAAAAAATAGAGGACATGCTCCAGAGCATTTCTACAAAGGTAGTGGAAGTATTGTAAGAAAAGCTTTACAAGAGTTGGAGAGATTAGGACTAGTGGAAAAAAGACCTGAAGGTAGAGTAATTTCTCCAAAAGGTAGAAGCTTCTTAGATAACTTAGCTAAAGAGGTGTTTGATGAAGTGGTTAAAGAGAAACCTGAATTAGCTAAATACGGGCCAGGATATTAG
- the rplV gene encoding 50S ribosomal protein L22, which yields MGKIGYKIKVDDEKTAKAMGRNIPISRKHAREICREINGMPLDKAIKFLEDVIAMKRPVLFRRHCKKVGHRKGKLGWPAGRYPVKAAKAILKILLNAKSNAEYKGLNTDRLRIKHISTNKGITLKRYMPRAFGRATPKNQETVHVQVILEEY from the coding sequence ATGGGAAAAATAGGGTATAAGATAAAGGTTGATGATGAAAAAACTGCAAAGGCTATGGGAAGAAATATCCCAATATCTAGAAAACATGCAAGAGAGATATGTAGAGAAATAAATGGTATGCCATTAGATAAAGCTATTAAATTTTTAGAGGATGTTATTGCTATGAAAAGACCTGTTTTATTTAGAAGACACTGTAAAAAAGTAGGACACAGAAAAGGAAAATTAGGATGGCCTGCAGGTAGATATCCTGTAAAAGCTGCTAAAGCAATATTAAAGATATTATTAAATGCTAAATCTAATGCAGAATATAAAGGGTTAAACACTGATAGATTGAGAATAAAACACATCTCAACAAACAAGGGAATAACTTTAAAAAGATACATGCCAAGAGCTTTTGGAAGAGCTACACCTAAGAATCAAGAAACAGTACATGTTCAAGTTATATTAGAAGAGTATTAA
- a CDS encoding elongation factor 1-beta, with protein MAKVLARIKIMPKSPEVDKEALKKKIEEVISKLDDVALRGIKDEPVAFGLYAIYIVIEMEEKEGGTEPIENALSEIDDVESVETVEVSLA; from the coding sequence ATGGCAAAAGTTTTAGCAAGAATAAAAATCATGCCAAAAAGTCCAGAAGTTGATAAAGAAGCTTTAAAAAAGAAGATAGAAGAAGTGATATCTAAGTTAGATGATGTAGCTCTAAGAGGAATAAAAGATGAACCAGTAGCATTTGGATTGTATGCTATATACATTGTTATAGAAATGGAAGAGAAAGAGGGAGGTACTGAGCCTATAGAAAATGCTTTATCTGAAATAGATGATGTTGAGAGTGTTGAAACTGTAGAGGTTTCTTTAGCTTAA
- a CDS encoding 30S ribosomal protein S17e → MGRIRQALIKRTAMELIKRFKDKFTTDFETNKKVLEEVAYVSTKRLRNRLAGYITHKMRQLSR, encoded by the coding sequence ATGGGTAGGATTAGACAGGCATTAATAAAGAGGACTGCTATGGAATTAATAAAAAGGTTTAAGGATAAATTTACAACAGATTTTGAGACTAACAAGAAGGTTTTAGAGGAAGTAGCTTATGTTTCAACAAAGAGATTAAGAAATAGATTAGCTGGATATATAACCCATAAAATGAGGCAATTATCAAGGTGA